GTCGCCGACCGGTTCCACCTGTGGCAGGGCCTCGGCCGGGCCGTGGAGACCTGCGTCGCCGCCCACCGCGAGTGCCTGCGCACCCCGACACCGCCGCCCAAGACGTCACCCCTTGACACGCCGCAAGACGAACCGGCCCCTCCCGGCCCGGATCCTGCCGGCCGACGGGCCCAGCGCAAGAAGGCTGCGCACGCCCTGGTCCACGAGCTGCTCGCGCAGGGCCACTCGCGTCGGGCGATAGCGCGACACCTGGGCTGGGTCCTCAACACCGTGCTGCGGTATGCGCGAGCCGTGCACTGGCAGGACACCCTGCGCGAAAACCGGCCCCGGCCCAGCAGACTGGACCCCTACAAGCCCTGCAGCGGCGGTTCACCGCGAGATGCACGAGCGTCACCCATCTGCACCGCGAACTGCTCGCCGAGCACGCCCCCGTCAGCTACGCCATGGTCCGCGCCTACATCGCCACCCTGCGCGCTGCCCCGCCGGACGCGCCGCCCCCGCCGCCGAAGGTGCGGCGGGTGACCGGCTGGCTCACCCGCCATCCCACGGCTCTGAGCGAGGAGGACCGCGCCGCCTTGAAGGACGTCCTGGCCCGCTGCCCCGAACTGGACACCGCCGCCGGACATATCCGCGACTTCGGCGAGATACTCACCGGTCGCCTCGGCGCCACGCTCCCCACCTGGATAGACGCCGTCGACGCAAGCCAACTGCCCGGCCTCACCGGCTTCGCACTCCACCTGCTTCGAGACCTCGACGCCGTGACAGCCGGACCCAGCCTGCAATGGAGTTCCGGCGGCACCGAAGGCGCCGTGAACCGCATCAAGAAGATCAAAAGGCAGCTCTACGGACGAGCCGGATTCGAACTACTCCGCAAGATGATCCTGCTTCAGTAACCCTCCGCGACCGCTCCCCAAGATCTGTGCCAGAACCCCGTTTTCACCTACGAAGCCAACCGTTCGACGGTGTTGCGCTGCTTGTAGGTCTCGCGGTCAAGGGCCGGTGGTCTGCCGCCCCGGCTGCCCCGGCGCAGACGGTGGCCCCGCTGGTCTGCGGGACGGGGATCACCGCCCTGACCTCGCGCCGGCGTAGGCGTTCACGGACGGCGCGTGAGGAGTACGTCTTGTCGGCCATGGCCACGTCTGGCCGGGTGCGGGGCCGTCCGCGTTGGCGGCGAACCCGCAGGCGGGCCATCACCATTCGGGAAAGCTGGCGCGTCGCC
This genomic interval from Streptomyces dengpaensis contains the following:
- a CDS encoding transposase, yielding MTGWLTRHPTALSEEDRAALKDVLARCPELDTAAGHIRDFGEILTGRLGATLPTWIDAVDASQLPGLTGFALHLLRDLDAVTAGPSLQWSSGGTEGAVNRIKKIKRQLYGRAGFELLRKMILLQ